Within Bacilli bacterium, the genomic segment AAGCGTGCCGGGATCAATACCGTGCAGGAACTGATTACAAAGACCGAAGAGGATATGATGAAGGTGCGCAACCTTGGTCGCAAATCGCTGGAGGAAGTTCAGGAAAAACTTGCAGAGTTGAATCTGAGCCTCCGAGTCGAAGAATAAGCATAAAAAGGAGGGTCAACAGATGGCCAATTATCAAAAACTTGGACGCGACTCCAGTGCCCGCAAAGCGTTGTTTCGCGATTTGGTAACCGACTTGTTCTTGTATGAGCGCATTCAAACAACGGAAGCGAAGGCGAAAGAAGTTCGCAGCATTGCGGAAAAATTGATTACCCTGGCAAAACGGGGCGATCTTCATGCCCGCCGCCAAGCCGCGGCTTTTGTCCGCCGCGAGTCGCTGAACGGAGAACAGGACGCCATCCAGAAATTGTTTTCGGATTTGGCCACCCGTTATTCGGAACGCCCGGGAGGGTATACACGCATTCTGAAACTCGGGACTCGCCGCGGTGATGCCGCGCCGATGGTGTTTTTGGAACTCGTGGACCGCGCATAACAGGTGTCTTGGGTAAACAGGGGTGGTCAGAATCCACGGATTCTGAGCCAGCCCTTTTTTGCTGAAAAGGGGGGCAATTATGCGCAACCTGCTGCTTGTGATCAGCTACGACGGAACAACATATAACGGTTTTCAAACGCAACCCGGGAACAATACGATCCAGGACAAGCTGGAGGCGGCCATTTGTCGCTTGACCGGCGAGCGAGTGCGGGTATCGGGTTCGGGAAGAACAGATGCCGGCGTGCATGCCAAAGGCCAAACGGTCAGCTTTTTCACCAATGCGCGGATTCCGGCCGAAAATTGGCCCTTCGCGCTTAACTCGCTGCTCCCCGGAGACATCGTCGTAAAACATGCGAAAGAGGTCGCGCATGATTTTGACGCGCGCCGATCGGCGAAGCGGAAAACATATCGTTACTCCATTCTTGTAAGCCGTTATCCGAATGTGTTTGCCCGCGGACAGGTGCTGCATCATCCGCGGCCGCTTGCCCCGGAAAAGATGGAAAAAGCGTTGGAAGCGCTGCGCGGGGAGCATGACTTCACTTCGTTTTGTTCGATAAAGACGAAAGTAAATTCGCACATCAGAACGATCTACGATACGAACCTTGTTGTTGAACATGATCCGCTAGCCGGGGAGGATGCGCGCCTTATTCATATTTATATGACCGGGAACGGGTTTTTATATAACATGGTCCGCATTATTGTCGGAACGCTGCTCGAGATTGGCGAAGGCAAAAAGCAAGTCGCGGATATGGAGCGGATTTTGGCGGCTAAAGATCGCCAGCAAGCGGGACCGACCGCGCCGGCGCACGGGCTGATGCTATGGTCGGTGGAATACTGCTAGACAAGCTATGTTTTGCTTGCTTACTTAAAAAATATATTGTATTATATTAGTTGGTCTTTCTTGGCGGCATCCCCACGCCCCAGCCAAAAAGACGCTTACATGAACTGATGAAGACAACTGCTTTGGATGATACAAGATGATGATTGAACGGTGATTAAAGGAGGAACATCGCATGCGCACCACCTATATGGCCAATGCGAACAACATTGAGCGCAAATGGTACGTGATTGATGCGGCAGGCAAAACTCTGGGCCGTTTGGCCAGTGAAGCGGCCAGCATTCTTCGCGGAAAACATAAACCGACATTTACCCCGCATGTAGACTCAGGCGATTTCGTAGTCATTATCAATGCTGAAAAAATTGAGTTGACAGGCAAAAAACGGGAAAATAAAATGTACCGCCGCCATTCCGGATATCCGGGCGGATTAAAATCGATCTCGGCCGGCGATTTGTTGAAGACCAAACCGGAACGCGTTATTGAACACGCCGTATACGGTATGCTTCCGAAAAACAAGCTTGGCGAAAAACTGAAGCTGAAACTGAAAGTGTACGCCGGCAGCGAACATCCGCATCAAGCACAACAACCCGAAGTTTGGGAACTTCGCGGATAATCAATAAGGAGGTAAATGATTCATGGCTCAAGTGCAGTATTCGGGAACGGGCCGCCGCAAACATTCGATCGCACGCGTACGCCTGGTGCCGGGTGAAGGGCGGATCATCATCAATAGACGCGATATCAACGATTATTTTGGCTTGGAAACGCTCAAGCTGATCGTCAAGCAACCGCTGCAGCTTACAGACACGCTTGGCAAATACGACGTGCTTGTGAACGCGCATGGCGGCGGCATCACCGGGCAAGCGGGCGCAATTCGCCACGGCATTGCCCGCGCGCTCCTGAAAGTGGATTCGGAACTGCGCCGCCCGTTAAAAAGGGCCGGTTTCCTGACGCGCGATCCGCGCATGAAAGAACGGAAAAAGTACGGCTTGAAAGCCGCCCGCCGCGCTCCGCAGTTTTCGAAACGTTAAGCAAAACATATTTTGCAGCAAAACCTCTGCTTGTTTGGCAGAGGTTTTTTGTCGTCCATTTTTTTCACACGATCCGATTGGGCGAATATAATGTTGACAAAAAAAACATGTGATTTATAATCAATTACAAATAAATCGTATAAAATTACTCGGGATTATCGATGGGAGGGAACCAATAATGAATCTGTTTGAAAAGGAAGCTCTTATCGCCGAAGCTGCGGATCAGCTTGAACATGCGTCGCCGGAAGAGGTAATCGGATGGGGGATCAAACATTTTCCGAATATTACGTTTGCCTGCAGCTTCGGCGCGGAAGATGTGGCGATTGTCGATATGCTGCAGAAAATCAGTCCGTCGACGGATATTTTTTATCTCGACACCGACTTTCTTTTTGCCGAAACGTACGAGACAAGAGACCGCCTGGCAGAGCATTACGGAATCACATTCATCCAGGTCAAACCGAACTTGACCCCGCAAGAGCAGGCGGAACAATACGGCGATGAATTATGGAAACGCGATCCGAATTTATGCTGCAATCTCCGCAAGGTGGAGCCGTTGACCCGCATTCTGAAAAATTACGACGCGTGGATCACGGGAATACGCCGCGACCAGGCGCCGACGCGGGCGAACGCCAAAAAAGTGGAATACGACACCAAATTCGGACTGGTCAAGCTAA encodes:
- the rplQ gene encoding 50S ribosomal protein L17, giving the protein MANYQKLGRDSSARKALFRDLVTDLFLYERIQTTEAKAKEVRSIAEKLITLAKRGDLHARRQAAAFVRRESLNGEQDAIQKLFSDLATRYSERPGGYTRILKLGTRRGDAAPMVFLELVDRA
- the truA gene encoding tRNA pseudouridine(38-40) synthase TruA is translated as MRNLLLVISYDGTTYNGFQTQPGNNTIQDKLEAAICRLTGERVRVSGSGRTDAGVHAKGQTVSFFTNARIPAENWPFALNSLLPGDIVVKHAKEVAHDFDARRSAKRKTYRYSILVSRYPNVFARGQVLHHPRPLAPEKMEKALEALRGEHDFTSFCSIKTKVNSHIRTIYDTNLVVEHDPLAGEDARLIHIYMTGNGFLYNMVRIIVGTLLEIGEGKKQVADMERILAAKDRQQAGPTAPAHGLMLWSVEYC
- the rplM gene encoding 50S ribosomal protein L13; amino-acid sequence: MRTTYMANANNIERKWYVIDAAGKTLGRLASEAASILRGKHKPTFTPHVDSGDFVVIINAEKIELTGKKRENKMYRRHSGYPGGLKSISAGDLLKTKPERVIEHAVYGMLPKNKLGEKLKLKLKVYAGSEHPHQAQQPEVWELRG
- the rpsI gene encoding 30S ribosomal protein S9, which translates into the protein MAQVQYSGTGRRKHSIARVRLVPGEGRIIINRRDINDYFGLETLKLIVKQPLQLTDTLGKYDVLVNAHGGGITGQAGAIRHGIARALLKVDSELRRPLKRAGFLTRDPRMKERKKYGLKAARRAPQFSKR
- a CDS encoding phosphoadenylyl-sulfate reductase; translated protein: MNLFEKEALIAEAADQLEHASPEEVIGWGIKHFPNITFACSFGAEDVAIVDMLQKISPSTDIFYLDTDFLFAETYETRDRLAEHYGITFIQVKPNLTPQEQAEQYGDELWKRDPNLCCNLRKVEPLTRILKNYDAWITGIRRDQAPTRANAKKVEYDTKFGLVKLNPLATWTADDVWAYIRQHNVIYNPLHDRNYPSIGCHYCTQPVAPGADPRSGRWAGTDKTECGLHK